The genomic stretch TTCCTGGGGAAGAACCGCAATCTATGCCGGCGCCGGATTAATCTTGCAATTGGTTATGGGCGTCGCGATGGCCCTTTTGCTTTATCACATCCCGAAGGCAAGAAATTTCTTTGCCACGATGTGGATGCTGCCGTTATTTGTCGCTCCGATCGTTACGGGGCTTTTATGGCGTTTTTTGCTTGACCCCACCTACGGTCTCTACTATTGGCTCCTCCATCTGATCGGAATGAAAGCGC from Bacilli bacterium encodes the following:
- a CDS encoding sugar ABC transporter permease, which codes for MLQAAENHRKKAKHNRTEFWMLFPSMIVLAAISIFPFIFMIYASFMNYTFGINEPQFVGFRNWTNIFTDATFWHSWGRTAIYAGAGLILQLVMGVAMALLLYHIPKARNFFATMWMLPLFVAPIVTGLLWRFLLDPTYGLYYWLLHLIGMKA